In Spinacia oleracea cultivar Varoflay chromosome 5, BTI_SOV_V1, whole genome shotgun sequence, a single window of DNA contains:
- the LOC110776696 gene encoding uncharacterized protein produces MARKSGSKNQGNKHGNGKSKPRGPSFDSQALITRSLEEVLGVEAIDFGIENEVLTPKLSLHQLQIRSELRHSFNDYLQSIHNSNVRNNVESLDVSDGDPIFETESNNPVEIELEDIQEEVEFWMSVVVCYVVGANPPINVMEGFIRRIWKHLNVDKVVMVKRGVFIVRFFTMDSRDKVLDGHYFFDSKPLKMTPWNSDMDMDKEEVKSVPIWVQLKLGFKYWGERALFKIISQIGKPIKRDQATIKRDKLQFVRL; encoded by the exons ATGGCAAGAAAGTCTGGATCGAAAAATCAGGGGAACAAGCATGGAAATGGTAAGTCGAAACCTCGAGGTCCATCATTTGACTCTCAAGCTCTGATAACTCGCTCATTGGAGGAAGTTCTTGGGGTGGAAGCGATTGATTTTGGCATTGAGAATGAAGTGCTGACGCCTAAATTGAGTTTGCACCAACTCCAAATTCGTTCTGAATTGCGACATTCTTTCAATGATTACTTGCAATCAATACACAATTCCAATG TTAGGAATAATGTTGAATCTCTGGATGTGAGTGATGGTGATCCTATTTTTGAGACTGAGTCTAATAATCCTGTAGAAATTGAGTTGGAAGATATTCAGGAAGAGGTTGAGTTTTGGATGTCAGTTGTAGTTTGTTATGTTGTGGGTGCTAATCCTCCAATTAATGTTATGGAGGGATTCATTAGGCGCATCTGGAAACATTTAAATGTTGACAAAGTGGTTATGGTGAAGAGGGGTGTATTCATTGTTAGATTCTTCACCATGGACTCGAGGGATAAGGTCTTAGATGGCCACTACTTCTTTGATAGCAAACCCCTAAAAATGACGCCATGgaattctgatatggacatggacAAAGAGGAGGTGAAATCTGTGCCTATTTGGGTGCAATTGAAGCTTGGTTTCAAATACTGGGGGGAGAGAGCTCTATTCAAAATCATTAGCCAAATAGGGAAACCTATTAAGAGGGATCAAGCTACAATAAAAAGGGACAAGTTgcaatttgttaggttatga